The nucleotide sequence AAATTTATCTACCAAATTATATTGAAACAGAGGCATTATATGTTAATCAGCATATACATTACGCGCAATGATGGAACCTTCCACGCCAAGAATAATTTCCTCAACTGCCAAGGTGCTGCCGACAGCTTTTCTGGCACTGAGCAGCCATTGTGTAATTCCTCGACAACAGGGTACTTCCATACGCACTACAGTAACACTTTTCGGCTGTGCGTTTTGAAATAAAGCAGTCAATTTCTGCATGTACCCCGTACTATCATCCAGTTTAGGGCAGGCAATTGCAACCGCTTTCCCTTTCAAAAGACGGGGATGGAAGGAACCACAAGCAAAAGCGCAGCAATCCGCCGCGATAAGTATATGTGCCGATTGAAAATGGGGAGCGTTAAAGTTTACCAAATGCAGCTGAATGGGCCAATGTCCCAAAGCCGACGGACTATCCATTGCAGTGGAAGAAGTCGTTTCCGCTTCGGGTCTCTGGAATTGCCGTGCTTGTGATCTCGGGCAGCCGCCGGCGGGAGGAAAAGCAGCGGGAAGAGGTCTCGCCGTCATAGAGGGGCAGGCATGTACCGGTTCAGGCGTGGATACAGCCGCTTTTGACGCGGCAATGGATGCAGCCAATGATTCGGGCAGCTCAAATTCCGGCGCTTCTCGTTTTTCCAAAGTCAACGCGCCGGTGGGGCAGTTGCCGATGCACGCACCCAAACCGTCACAATAACTTTCTTTGATTAATTTCGCTTTGCCGTCGATAATCGCAAGAGCACCTTCTTCACAGTCAACTATACATTGACCGCAACCATCGCATTTTTCTTCATCTATCTTGATGATATTTCTAACTACCATCGTGTTTTCCTTTGCTGTTTGAGTTAAGTCTCTGACCAGTTCGCGATTATTATAACCTGTGGAAAAACACAATACCTTGACTTAA is from Candidatus Hydrogenedentota bacterium and encodes:
- a CDS encoding 4Fe-4S binding protein, with the protein product MVVRNIIKIDEEKCDGCGQCIVDCEEGALAIIDGKAKLIKESYCDGLGACIGNCPTGALTLEKREAPEFELPESLAASIAASKAAVSTPEPVHACPSMTARPLPAAFPPAGGCPRSQARQFQRPEAETTSSTAMDSPSALGHWPIQLHLVNFNAPHFQSAHILIAADCCAFACGSFHPRLLKGKAVAIACPKLDDSTGYMQKLTALFQNAQPKSVTVVRMEVPCCRGITQWLLSARKAVGSTLAVEEIILGVEGSIIARNVYAD